In the genome of Dermacentor andersoni chromosome 3, qqDerAnde1_hic_scaffold, whole genome shotgun sequence, one region contains:
- the Elp5 gene encoding elongator complex protein 5 isoform X1, protein MLQSLLSQQGTSGLVLINDTLEQRARLLLDSLTNTCANRGHIVHILGYDREEGTIRKCFPPSTLDRIAIHDTFRSPDKCSPSMWVERLSKEKEPFTLVIDSLSTALIYHPFDDVYMGLLCLLRRIKSLQMIVALLHTDVHEEHEVDKLCHLAATTLTPYAHDSVGTLGCKIVHKKPSGRVVRDDEEFVLKPDLSITDIKKVAQKQDAKPFVQQPDPTANLTFNLRLSEEEKAAKDNLVLPYIKKPSSSTGKGEITYVMEREDDFDEEDDPDDDLNF, encoded by the exons ATGTTACAAAGCTTGCTTTCCCAACAAGGCACTTCTGGACTGGTGTTGATAAACG ACACATTGGAACAGAGAGCTCGTTTGCTCTTGGATTCTTTGACAAATACATGTGCCAACAG AGGTCACATTGTGCACATCTTGGGCTATGACAGAGAAGAAGGCACGATCAGAAAGTGCTTTCCACCTAGCACTCTTGACAG GATAGCCATTCACGATACCTTTCGCTCGCCGGACAAATGCAGTCCTTCAATGTGGGTCGAAAGGCTCAGCAAGGAGAAGGAACCATTTACACTGGTCATTGACTCACTTTCGACAGCCCTCATTTATCACCCATTTGACGATGTCTACATGGGCCTCCTGTGCCTGCTGCGAAGGATAAAAT ctttgcagatgattgtggCTCTTCTCCACACTGACGTGCACGAGGAACACGAGGTCGACAAGTTGTGCCACCTTGCCGCCACCACCTTGACGCCGTATGCACATGACAGTGTAGGCACACTTGGATGCAAGATTGTTCACAAAAAGCCCAGTGGACGTGTCGTGAGGGAT gatgaaGAGTTTGTTCTCAAGCCAGACCTGTCCATCACTGACATCAAGAAAGTAGCTCAAAAACAGGATGCAAAACCTTTT GTGCAGCAGCCTGATCCTACGGCCAACCTTACCTTCAACCTTCGACTCAGTGAAGAAGAGAAAGCAGCCAAGGATAACCTGGTGCTGCCATATATCAA GAAACCATCTTCCAGCACTGGAAAAGGGGAGATCACTTATGTCATGGAAAGGGAAGATGACTTTGACGAAGAAGATGATCCGGATGATGACTTGAACTTCTGA
- the Elp5 gene encoding elongator complex protein 5 isoform X2, whose product MMHETRSLELLTLELLFALHGNVSERGHIVHILGYDREEGTIRKCFPPSTLDRIAIHDTFRSPDKCSPSMWVERLSKEKEPFTLVIDSLSTALIYHPFDDVYMGLLCLLRRIKSLQMIVALLHTDVHEEHEVDKLCHLAATTLTPYAHDSVGTLGCKIVHKKPSGRVVRDDEEFVLKPDLSITDIKKVAQKQDAKPFVQQPDPTANLTFNLRLSEEEKAAKDNLVLPYIKKPSSSTGKGEITYVMEREDDFDEEDDPDDDLNF is encoded by the exons ATGATGCATGAAACACGTTCACTGGAGTTATTAACTCTGGAGTTATTGTTCGCTCTTCATGGAAATGTTTCTGAAAG AGGTCACATTGTGCACATCTTGGGCTATGACAGAGAAGAAGGCACGATCAGAAAGTGCTTTCCACCTAGCACTCTTGACAG GATAGCCATTCACGATACCTTTCGCTCGCCGGACAAATGCAGTCCTTCAATGTGGGTCGAAAGGCTCAGCAAGGAGAAGGAACCATTTACACTGGTCATTGACTCACTTTCGACAGCCCTCATTTATCACCCATTTGACGATGTCTACATGGGCCTCCTGTGCCTGCTGCGAAGGATAAAAT ctttgcagatgattgtggCTCTTCTCCACACTGACGTGCACGAGGAACACGAGGTCGACAAGTTGTGCCACCTTGCCGCCACCACCTTGACGCCGTATGCACATGACAGTGTAGGCACACTTGGATGCAAGATTGTTCACAAAAAGCCCAGTGGACGTGTCGTGAGGGAT gatgaaGAGTTTGTTCTCAAGCCAGACCTGTCCATCACTGACATCAAGAAAGTAGCTCAAAAACAGGATGCAAAACCTTTT GTGCAGCAGCCTGATCCTACGGCCAACCTTACCTTCAACCTTCGACTCAGTGAAGAAGAGAAAGCAGCCAAGGATAACCTGGTGCTGCCATATATCAA GAAACCATCTTCCAGCACTGGAAAAGGGGAGATCACTTATGTCATGGAAAGGGAAGATGACTTTGACGAAGAAGATGATCCGGATGATGACTTGAACTTCTGA